In Hirundo rustica isolate bHirRus1 chromosome 2, bHirRus1.pri.v3, whole genome shotgun sequence, one genomic interval encodes:
- the APOO gene encoding MICOS complex subunit MIC26, translated as MFKVIRLGATPVSLSLLSVQVYAASSEKTSKKELLKIEELSLYSSPARETKYVESPKTELEEGVSHLRHAMEPYTAWCQDLYAKAMPKLEKAVEHGREGYEFLQKPPAGFYPRLGVISFAGIIGLFLARGSKIKKLVYPAALMGIGTAVYYPQQAVAIAKVAGTQLYDWSLQGYIAIEALWKDNPKKKKSEEKGDKGADKPLEIQAASNKEQTQK; from the exons GTAATTCGGCTGGGGGCCACCCCTGTCAGCCTGAGCTTGCTCTCTGTCCAGGTTTATGCTGCTTCTTCAGAGAAGACTTCCAAAAAGGAGTTGCTGAAAATTGAGGAG CTGTCACTGTACTCCTCCCCAGCTCGTGAGACTAAATATGTGGAGAGTCCCAAAACAGAATTGGAAGAGGGGGTTTCCCATTTACGGCATGCTATGGAGCCATATACAGCCTGGTGTCAG gatctTTATGCCAAAGCTATGCCCAAGTTAGAAAAAGCTGTTGAGCATGGTAGAG AGGGCTATGAATTTCTCCAAAAACCCCCTGCTGGATTTTATCCAAGACTTGGTGTGATAAGTTTTGCTGGAATTATTGGCTTGTTTCTTGCTCGAG gctcaaaaataaagaagttgGTGTATCCTGCAGCTCTCATGGGTATCGGTACCGCCGTGTATTACCCTCAGCAAGCGGTTGCCATTGCAAAG GTTGCTGGCACACAGCTGTATGACTGGAGTCTTCAAGGATATATTGCTATAGAAGCTCTTTGGAAGGATAATcctaagaagaagaaatcagaggaaaaaggTGATAAG gGTGCTGACAAACCCCTGGAAATCCAGGCTGCTTCAAATAAAGAGCAAACCCAGAAGTAG